aggtagtggtcggatccaatattcgcactgcggtaagtgcggacgttcgtgatgtcggagaagaatttaccgtcgattagaacgtggtcgatttggttttccgtttcttggttaggtgatctccatgtggccttgtggatatttttgcggggaaagaaggtgcttcggactaccattccgcgggaggctgcgaagtttatgcatcgttggccgttgtcattcgatacggtgtgcagactatccggtccgatgaccggtctaaacatttcctcccttcctacctgcgcgttcatgtcaccgatgacgattttgacgtcccgcagtgggcatccatcgtatgtctgctccagctgtgcgtagaacgcttctttctcgtcgtcgggtctcccttcgtgtgggcagtgcacgttgatgatgctatagttgaagaaacggcctttaatcctcagcttgcacatccttgcgttgattggctgccacccaatcacgcgttggcgcatcttacccagcactatgaagccggttcccagttcgttggtggtgccacagctttggtagaaggtagccgcccgatgcccgcttttccacactttctgtcctgtccagcaaatctcctgcagcgccacgacgtcgaagttgcggggatgtaattcatcgtagatcatcctgtcgcaacctgcgaaacctagcgacttgcagttccatattccaagcttccaatcgtgatcctttattcgtcgcctaggtctttgccgattatatcgagtcgcattatctcttatattgttcgtaattattggttttctaggcggcttattgggcctgcgcaaacctcctgtctcgccggagggccatcgtgtcagggctgtttagcgtcccacctaacaccaggacttgggcttgtgcgctttgagcggcacacggtcgctttggcggagcctacttgcggatacatgcagctttttatagaggtttaacagggcccactgtcaaaccccaccacatcctaggcaggcgccacaactcgcagatggcctggggagggatcgtcaagcccttggacatagtccctgctgcccccacaaTTATTCTACATATCAATATGAATTAACTGccatgtataaataaataaatctatgaaaaatatgaaattgtAATTAATTTTAAAGGATATCTTTGAGTAATGCACATCAAAACAATATTTGAGAGGTTGATGAATTATAATACTTTGAGTTgagataaacaaaaataataaatttcacaGGATGGCTTTGCAAAGCAGGATTAAGCCTTTCGATGTCACTACTGACACCAGCCAGTTGCCAACCGAGTGGGAAGTTTGGAAACTGGATTTAGAGTCGTTTTTCGTAGCCCAAGGCATAGAGAAACAATCAGATAAACGAGCGCAGCTGGCCTATCTCGGTGGACCAGGTCTGCAAGGATTGATTCGTCACCTACCAGGAATAGATCAAGTACCCCACGTTGCAATCGACCCGCCTTACTACGACGTGGCCATAAGGTGCCTTGACGAATACTTTGAGCCTTTCCGCCGTAAGACGTATGAACGACACCTGTTTCATCAGATTACGCAACAATCTGGTGAAAGATTCACGGATTTTATCATGCGGTTGCGAAAACAGATTGCGAGATGTAATTACGATCCGGTCGTGGTGGATGAGCTCATCGCCGACAGGATTGCCCAGGGATGTATTTCTGAAGAGTTACGCACAAAATTGTTGCAGAAGGATCGCACATTGGACGAAGTGATCTCTTTGGGTACAAGCATGGCAGAGTCATACCACCAATCGAAGAAATTGAGCCGGCCTATTGAGCGTCAGGAACAGAATGTGTATACGGTATTAAATCGATCTTTCCGAAACACAGCGCAATCATTCAAGCGCCAATCTGGCTATCAACCCAGACATCAGCCTAACAATCGATTCATCTGTTATGGTTGTGGACGTCGAGGGCATACCCATGGAAGCAATGAATGCCCGGCTAAACAGACAAAGTGTGCTGCTTGTGGGAAGATTGGGCACTGGGCGAAACGTTGTTACAGCAACGGGGGTTTGAAGCGTCGATTGGACGTTCCCGCTTCATGTCCTAAGGCGAAGAAGGTCCGTGCGGTATCTGAGGAAATTGAGAAAGGTCAATCGAAGGATTATGTTTTCTACGCTATGGGAGGAAATGTCTTTACATTCAAAATTGGAGGAGTTCAGGTACCCATGACCATCGACTCAGGTTCGGACGCGAACATTATCACTCAAACCATATGGGAACAATTGAAAGAAGCTAAGGTAAATGTAATAGACATGACTGCAAAAGCAGACAGATCACTCGTTGGTTATGCCAGTAAGCAACCCATGAAAATTACCGGAACATTCAATGCGGAGATAGAAGCAGGTCAGAATAAGACGATTGCCAAATTCTATGTGGTCGAAGATGGCCAACGCTGTTTACTTGGAGACCACACAGCGAAATCCCTGAATGTACTGAAAGTTGGATACAATGTGGATACAGTCGAATCAATCGCAACATCGCCATTCCCTAAAATCCGAGGGGTGGTTATCGAGATACCAATCGATAACAACATCCAACCAGTACAACAATCGTACAGAAGGCCTCCGATTGCTTGGGAATCAAAAATAGAGGAAAAGCTGCGTTCCCTATTGGAAATGGACATCATTGAGCCGGAACCAGGCCCATCCGCTTGGGTATCACCTGTTGTGCCAGTGATGAAGGACTCTGGTGAAATTCGTTTGTGCATTGACATGCGCAGAGCCAACGAAGCTGTGCTGCGCGAGTCACACCCATTACCCCTTGTGGACGAGCTGCTTGGATCTGTGTGCGGGGCCGtacgattttcaaaaattgacatCAAAGACGCCTATCATCAGGTCGAAATATCGGAGCGCTCAACACCAATCACCACGTTTATTACCAAGAAGGGACTTTTCAGGTAGACATATTGACTAAATAAAAGAAACACACAAACGGTTATAGACtgtcagaaaaaaatcttttgttctTTATATACCTATTCACCTAACCAGTATTATTTATCTAGGTATAAGCGGCTTATGTTCGGAGTAAGTTGTGCACCAGAGCTCTTTCAGAAGGTGATGGAGTCTGTTGTTGCAGGTTTAGATGGGGTAATAGTATATCTGGACGACGCAATTGTTCACGGCAGCACGAATGAAGAGCATGACCGACGACTGGCTGCCCTACTTGAGAGATTTTCAGAATACGGGATCCTACTCAATGAAGAGAAATGCTTATACAACGTTGATTGCTTGGAGTTCCTCGGTCATGAGCTGTCCACGCAAGGTGTAAAACCAACTGAAAGTAGAATAGcagcaatacaaaattttcggcAGCCAAACAATTTATCCGAGCTAAGAAGCTTTCTTGGGTTGGTTTGCTACGTCGgaagatttgttccaaatctagCCTCTTTAACAGAATCGCTAAGGGAGCTACTCCGCTCTAAAGGGAACTTTGAGTGGACTCTTGAACAATCCTCTGCTTTCCAGAAGATTAAAGATGAAATTAGTCAAATGCATCATTTGGGATTTTTCAATCCGAAGGACGAAACTAGACTAATTACCGATGCTAGTCCATCTGGACTCGGAGCAGTGCTTTCACAAGTAGACTCCCAAGGAAGACACAGGGTTATTGCCTATGCCAGTAAAGCGCTGACCGAATTAGAGAAAAAATACTTCCAAACAGAACGCGAAGCATTATCGTTAGTCTGGGGAGTAGAAAAATTTCGATTGTACCTTTTAGGCATAAAGTTCACGTTATTGACGGACTGCAAAGCCTTGAAATTTCTATTCAGCCCTAGATCAAAACCTTGTGCCCGAATTGAGCGTTGGGTTCTCAGAATTCAAGCATATACATTCAAAGTAGAGCACATTCCAGGAACCGACAATATAGCCGACGCGCTATCAAGATTGTGCGCACAAGAGAATACCACGTTTGATGATACGACCGAAGGGTACATTAGGAACATTGTTTCAGAGGGAGTTCCAATTGCAGTAACGCTTGAACAAGTCACTAAGGAGTCGAAAGACGACGAAACCGTTCAAAAAGTTCTGGAGGCATTACAAGATGGAAATCGAGATCTCATCGCGAAGGAGTTCAAGCCTTATATGAATGAGTTATGCGCCGTCGACGGAGTGCTCTTGAGGAGTAATCGACTAGTCATCCCTATACGGCTACAAGATCGTGTTATTACTTTGGCGCATGAGGCACACCCAGGAATGGCAGCGATGAAACGACGATTGCGACAGAAGGTTTGGTGGCCGCAAATGGACAAACAGATCGAGTCTTACGTGAAGCGATGCAAGGAATGCACATTGGTGTCCTGCCTCGGAGCACCGGAGCCCTTGAAACGTgtaaaaatgccggaaaagccTTGGGCAGATATAGCTGTCGATTTCATGGGGCCCCTACCTTCCGGTCATTCATTGTTTGTGATAGTCGACTATTATAGTAGATTTACAGAGGCAATTGTCATGAGAACAATAACAGCCAAGCGTACTATTCAGGTCTTACATGAGACATTCAGTAGATTCGGGGTGCCCGAAAGCATCAGATCCGACAATGGACCACAGTTTACCAGTGATGAGTTCAAGTCATTTTGTGCAGAGTACGGCATTTCGTTGTTGAAGACGACACCTTATTGGCCGCAAGCAAACGGCGAGGTTGAAAGGGCAAATAAAACTATACTTAAGCATCTCAAAATAAGTCAAGAAACTGACAGtcaggattggatttgggactTACGAACGTTTTTGTTGATGTACAATTCAACCCCTCATACGTCAACAGGAGTGGCGCCATCAACGCTTATGTTCGGACGGACAATGCGAGACAAACTTCCAACATTCAACGATGCTACACTACGAACAGAGCAAGAAGCGATTAGAGATCGAGACTGGGAAAGAAAGCTCAAAGATGCGGAGTATGCGAATACACGTCGTCAAGCTAAACCATCTGAATTAAGAGTGGGAGACGTGGTTGTTTGTAAACGAATGGTTAAGGAAAACAAACTATCTTCCACGTTTGCCTCGGAGGAATACGAAATTACAGGGTTGGATGGTTCAGATGCCACCTTACGGTCGCTGAAATCGAATCGCGTAGTACACCGAAATGTTGCACACCTGAAACGTTTGCTAGGGAACACGTCATCCAAAAGTTGTCCAGCGGAACTGTTgacagagaaaaatacaaacgcTTTCAGCCAAGATGCGGCTATTGACATCAAGTCTTCTGGCAACAATACCCGACCAACAAGGACGCAGAGGAGGCCGACATATCTAAATGAGTATCACACGGATGCAGTTTGGGACTTGAAAGAATAGGGGGGATGTCGGGACAACTAGGCCCTTTAAGAAACAACATTAATGTAGAACGATAAATAAAGAAGACTGGCAACAATTCATGCCAAGTAAGAGTTGGAATCGAGAGTCGACTGCGACAGCATCGTAGGCGCTAGTACGGAATAAAGTGCGAGTTGAATAATATGATTTGAGTTCTTATTATTTCGTGGATCCGACACTACCAAGTTACCGGTTCCTTTCAAGCCACTGCCAAATTAGCCAAATTCTAaggatcaatgaaaaaacgggacaaattgaggattttttagattacggcgggacagcacaaaaaggtctgaaaaacgggactgtcccgttaaatacggtacgtatggtcagcctattaaagggaccatcacagtcaGTGGTGCGAATTGTcagtctcagtgactgaaatttgttggatattgataccatttcctcttcacactcacttcctagcagtgaaaactgaaaatgattagcagcaacaatcaaagataaactaaacaaaagacctctcttctcattgcacacgtagcccgcagtgacagtccattcagttcactcgctgctgcgtgaatgcgacggccctatataaatgcatgggtgaatactatcacttgaaagacaatgacaggaaatttgtgccgaatgatcatcagcttcagcccgctgttggcaaaccgagtttgctaagctactcctgctttgccttgctgactgaaaggcaccgtcataggcaaagaggagcagagaaaaatacaaaacaaaagaatcacacccAGCAGGCaatgttgataaattgcaccactgatcacagtaacccagaaaatatttttcagtatggcataatttgcttccatgagtcgatatcgagtcatagaacatcgactcatggaggtttgactgtattaaacgtcaccggtacggaatgcagccaccaaaatgataaccgaaaatagcgGCACCGgtcgaaaaagagtgactaaactgAAATGCTAGAGCAGCGAGGCAGCGAGGGTGATCAAAACACTCGcacccagtaatgatgctctaatatataaactattgaaatcgcTTGGATATGCTGTTCATTTATTGGAGATAAAAGTAGATTCACTATTATGCGAGGAAATCAATGCAAAATTATAATAACATAATTACATCCAAACTTAAATAAACATATGTGTATAATAATGTGAAATATTAATAAGAAACCCTCAGGTTACGGTTGCCCTATCAAGCGCTAAgaaaagcacaaataccctatataacAGCCTGTAAATAATCCTCATgtagcaatttcaaaaagcatcgtGCATTGTTCAACACGTTCAACGCTCTTCCGTACGAATGCGcctaaaggctcccccaaacctaagcgatttcatcgccgcgacggcgacaactagtcgccgcgattccaTCGTTTGGTCGCTGCAAGCAATGTTCTAtatacgcttccataccaacggcgacagaatcgctgtcgccaagcgatagctactgtcgcgtcgcgtgtgtttgggggaaccttaaaagaaggaatggcaatgtgccgtcgcgcagtggtggtcccccatacaaatgctcgactaaacctacgattgcgcttaaaatttagcaacagtaattttgtaacgctgaattcattttgaaatttaaatagttatccgacatatgctatgctatccaaaGACTTACGGAAGCCCATGACTTAGGATCTGCAGCCACAGTAGCGTCTTAGTTCTAACCTTGAAACAGTAAATTATCCGCTTTGGTGCAGCAAGGCGGAATTCGCCAAACTGACCACTGTTAAGTagataaaatatatatttcaatgcatgatatcagttctttccgaatctttcccgataaaaaatttagtcaaatttaattttcccatacatatatgtttaggagatactttacagcatcaacttgaaccaagtcaccaaaaattaaatttacctgTTGGAGACGTTACCCCGCATCTGGCAACCATGCCAACTGATGTCTAATACTACGAGACTATGATAGGGACGAAAGCGTAGCGATAGACAACTACATCCAGACAACGGCAGATAGATAGTTCGAGCAATACTGTGACCACATGCATGGTGTATGTTATTCGAGAAAATCTTATTAGCTAGTTAAAATAGCATTTTTATATAAAAGTAAAGTTTCCGTTATCGATATAATCCAAGTGCTAAATATTCGGATGAAGGATCaatcaattgaattcaatatcAGATTAGAGGGAGATATTTTGCATGTTGTATCCAACTGAGCAGGTTAGACGATGATCATAGTGAAACTGTTAATTACTAAAGATCATACTATATTTCTATAGCAATCCCAGTAAAATCTGAAGAGCCGTTTAAAGTGTATCATAAAGTTATACTCGTTATTGAATTAGATCATAACCCTACAGTGAATGCAAGTTTGTTCGAGGGATAGAGTTACCAAACAATCGAACCGAAATTGTGAGTTAATCATTCGATAGTAAAATAGATTtactaaaatataataaaattctAGCTTAAAGCATCACGCTAAAAGAACGGTTTTGTTATTCCCGAACAAAACTTTAAGAATTTCGTCACAAATGTCGAAAACAAGCTCATCTAATGAAGACTCCTACACCTGCGCTGGATGCGATCGTCCTGATACGGCCGACGATATCGTACAGTGTGATAAATGCACTGCTTGGTGGCATTTCTCGTGTGCTAAGGTCGACGCATCTGTGGCAGATCACTCTAGGTGGATATGCAACAAATGTTTGCCCATTCCCCCGCCGCGATCTACCTCAAACCATACGACGTCCTCGAACCGTAGAGCTCTGCTAGAGATCAGCCTTCAACGGTTGGCAGAAGAGAAAGAGCTACGTAAAAAGCAATTGGAGATCAACATGGAACAGGAATTCGTAAAAGCTAAGTATGATCTACTGGAGCAGTGTGCGTTGGAAGAAGAAGCTGAGACTCGCAGTGTTCGTAGCAGGATCGAGGAGATTGAAGCTCGAGATCGAGAGAAGCTCGTAACCGAGTGGGTAGGCCAAGTAGCAGCGTCGCTCCCTGAACGTAATACGCTCACTGGCACGAAGACTTCATCCGTTCGTGCGAACATACCTACCAATGTAAACAGAGACGATCGTTTGCCTGGGGAACAACAAACTGCTATAGATGCAATCAAAACCAAAGAGCCACTCAGTCTCTCCATGCCAGCGATCGGAGCAACAGATCGATCAGCTGATGACTTCCAATTAAAGGACAGGATTGTACCAAAGCGAGCAGTTGTTATCAAGCGAAACCTGAAACGAGTAGAAGCTGAAGCAAGAAAACTAGCAACAGATGATATCAGTCTACTCAAATCGCAGCTTCAGAAATGTCGAGAAGAGTCAATAAACGATCGTCAGGCAATGCAGGATCTTCAAGATCAACTTCGGACATGTCGTTTGGAGTTGCAGCAACGTAATTTAGAGCCACATCCATTGTGGCCATTGCGAGATGCGTCGAAAGGAGCAGCTCCCAAAATTAATCGCGTAGGGCGAGACAGTCCAGAACCGTTAGCCCAGTCCGACAGGAATCAGATTAGAGTCCCTGAGAAAACAATTCCGGTTAGTAACACTCACGATTTCAATTCATCGGACCCTTTCCAAGGTCAGCGTATAAACGAGCAGCAGCGCAGTAGATTCGCGCGCTCAGCTGATATTGGTTTAGCCAGTACTCCACAGCAACAACAGTTAAACTGTCCCAGTCAAGTTGCAGATCAATTGCCTTTGGAGGTACACCGACCATCACCAGAACAACTTGCGGCAAGACAGGTGATGCCCAGAGACCTTCCGGACTTCTACGGTGACCCAGAAGAGTGGCCGTTATTCATTAGTAATTTCCGGAACAGTACGTTTGCGTGCGGATACACTCGAGTGGAGAACCTCGCACGACTGCAACGCTGCATTAAAGGCAATGCACTGAAATCGGTGCGGTACAACCTGCTTGATCCAGATTCGGTACCGGAGGTTATTCGCACGTTGCAAACACTTTATGGGCGTCCAGAAGTGATAATTAGTAAGCTAATCAAGACTGCCCGTGATGCCCCAGCCCCGAAGTCGGAGCGGTTAGAGACCCTCATCGATTTCGGTATGGCTGTCAGAAATTTAGTCAGCCATCTCATCGCCGCTGATCAGCGAACCCATCTATCCAATCCCGTTCTTTTACAAGAACTGGTGGAGAAGCTACCTACCGGTGTGAAAATGCAATGGGCTCAGCATTTAGTAAATTTTCCACAACCAACACTACAAACATTTAGCAGTTTCATGTCGTCTGTCGTTGAGTCTGTAAGCAAAGTAGTTATGTACTCTGGAAACCAAGGACACAAGAcagaaaagcaaaaattcaGGGAAAAGGGATATATGCATTCTCACGTAGAGACTGTTGAACCTGTACAGTCTGTTCAAAAGGATATTCCTAAATCATGCCTTGTATGTGGTAAAGGTGGCCATCGTGTTAAGGATTGTTACGCATTCAAGAATAGCAGCATCGACAGTCGGTGGAAAACTGTTTCAGCATTAAAATTGTGTCGATGCTGTTTGGGTCAACATGGACGAAGAGCCTGTAGGTCGTCAAATCGGTGCGAGGTCAGCGGGTGTCAGTTACGACATCATCCATTACTACACGCGACAAAGAAAATGATCGATAGCAACACAACATTTTCCGAAAGTCACACCTACCACCACTGTGGACAATCAGTTTTATTTCGTATAGTTCCCGTGACTGTAACAGGACCGTCAAAATCCATTGATACCTTTGCCTTCCTGGATGAAGGTTCATCAGCAACACTGTTAGAACAAAGCTTGGCGGAACAATTGGATCTGCAGGGACCAGTAATCCCACTGTGCCTAAAATGGACAGCCGATATGTTTCGTTCTGAAGAAATGTCGCAGATAGTATCGGTAGAGATATCGGAATTGAAAGGCAAGAGAAAATATCGTTTGAACAACGTTAGAACCGTGGACCGCCTGAACCTACCGACTCAAACGCTCTGTTTTGAAGAACTTCAACGGAAGTACAAGCATTTAAGCGGACTACCGATCCGCAGCTACAAGAAAGCTGTTCCTCGTTTGTTGATCGGATTGCGCAATCTATCGCTGGCGGTGCCACAAACAAtcaaagaaggaagaggagGTCCGATAGCGGTGAAAACACGCATAGGCTGGTGCGTATATGGAAGCATGTCGGAAGATTTCGCAGAAAATCATTACAATTATCATATTTGCGAATGCGATAGTGGAGATGGACTGGACAATCTGATTCGCGAATACTTCGATGCAGAAGAAATTGGATTACGGAAGATGGAGCATCTGGAATCGGATGAGGTGCAAAGAGCGCGATGGATTCTGGAGCAAACCACTCGTAGAGAAGGTAACCGTTTCTCAACAGGGCTGTTGTGGAAACACAATCAAGTCGAACTTCCCGACAGCTTTCCAATGGCCCTGCAACGATTGAAGTGTTTGGAGAAACGCATGACTCGTGATCCGGTTCTGAAGGAAAACCTGCACAGGCAGCTGCAGGAGTATCAGGACAAGGGTTATGCGCACCCTGCCACAGAAATGGAGCTGAACGAATCCGACCCCAGACGAACATGGTACCTTCCGTTGGGTGCCGTTATAAATCCCAAAAAGCCAACCAAGGTACGACTGATTTGGGACGCAGCAGCGAAAGTTGAAGGAGTGTCGCTGAATACGTTTCTTCTGGCTGGACCCGACCTTCTCGTTTCACTACCCTCGGTTCTGTTCCGATATCGACAATTTCCTGTAGCAGTCTGCGGTGACCTAAaagaaatgtttcatcaaataAAGGTCATCGCAGCTGACCGCCAAGCCCAGCGATTTCTATGGCGCGATACCATTGAAGAACCCCCAAAAATCTTCGTTATGGACGTCTTGACTTTTGGGTCAACCAGTTCACCTTCATCTgcccaattcgtcaaaaacaaGAATGCGCAAGAGCACGAGGCCCAGTTTCCAAGGGCGACCGAAGGAATCATAAAATCACATTATGTTGATGACTACCTCGATAGTTTCGAGAACGCGGAGCAGGCTAAACTGGTTACAGAGCAGGTTCGTTATATACACAGCAACGGTGGATTTGAAATTCGTAATTGGTTATGCAATGAGAGGAAAGTTTTGGAGCATTTGGGTGAACGTTCGAAGGCTTCGACAAAAGACTTGACAGCTGCAGGCGGTGATGATTCGGATAGAGTGCTGGGAATGCTCTGGCAGACGGAGACAGATATGCTGCGGTTTTCTACGACGTTCCGGGTTGAAATAGATGCACTCATTCGTTCGACAAGTGGACCGACTTAAAGACAAATACTCAAGACCGTAATGAGCCTCTTCGATCCACTAGGGCTCCTTGCGTCTTTTCTGGTGCATGGGAAAATAATTATGCAGGAGGTATGGCGAAGCGGTATAAAATGGGACGAGTATGTGGGTCAGCGAATCGAACAAAGTTGGCGAAAATGGATCGAGTTACTGGACGTTGTAAGGAGAATTGAGATACCTCGATGTTACTTCGCAAATGCTACCACCGAACGTTACCAAACTCTGCAAGCGCACTTGTTTGTTGATGCCAGCGAAGCGGCGTATGCTGCAGTCGTGTACTTCAGGATTATCGATATGGAAGGTAACCCACAATGCTCGCTCGTGACCGCTAAAACCAAGGTCGCTCCTTTAAAGTATGTGTCTATACCGCGCTTGGAATTGATGGCCGCCGTCTTAGGAGCTCGCTTGTTAACGTTTGTGGTAGAGAATCACACGATTCCAATTCAACAGCGCTTCTGCTGGTCTGATTCCAACACAGTATTGGCCTGGCTTCGTTCGGAACATCGCCGCTATAAACAATTTGTGGCTTGTCGCGTAGGAGAAGTGCTGACGTTGACGAAGGAAAACGAATGGCGGTGGGTCCCAAGCAGATTAAACATCGCAGACGAGGCCACCAAATGGGGCAAAGGGCCAAGCTTCGACGCTGGTAGTCGTTGGGTCCAAGGACCGGAGTTCTTGAGCAGGGCGGAGGAACTGTGGCCTAAAGCAGTTGCGTCAACAGTTTCCACCGAAGAGGAATTACGTCCATGCCACTTGTTCCACGAAGTGATTACGCCGATGGTCGATTTTAAACGCTTTTCCAATTGGAACAGGCTGCTACGAACAGTAGCATTTGTTTTCCATCTTTTCACCGTTCATAAAGCCAATAAAGCAAGTACTATAATGGGGAAGGAACCGACCTACGAAGATTTGAGAGCAGCCGAAATCCAGATTCTGAAAATGGTACAGTGGGCCGTCTATCCAGATGAAATGAGTATCATAACTAGAAACTTAAATCGGGCGGAGGATCAGCGTAGCGCACTCGATAAGTCAAGTTCTATCTACAAGCTTACACCGATGATAGATGAAACCGGAGTTCTGCGGATAGACAGCCGTACTGGGTCAGCACATGTGGATGCATTTGACCTCAAATATCCTGTCATACTTCCCCGGAAGCATCATGTAACTTACTTGATCGTGGACTACTACCACAAGAAGTTCCTTCACGGAAATTCCGAGACGATCGTAAATGAACTTCGTCAAAAATATTACATTCCCCGGATTCGAGTTATCGTAAGAACGGTGACAAGATTGTGTCAATGGTGCAAGGTATACAAATCGCAACCGGTTGTACCAAGAATGGGTCCACTACCTGAAGCTCGTTTGTCTCCCGGAGTGCGTCCGTTCAGTTATATCGGCATCGACTACTTCGGACCAATTCTCGTCAAGGTAGGCAGGTCCAATGCGAAAAGATGGGTCTGCCTCATTACATGCTTAACAATCCGTGCTGTACATGTAGAAGTCGCTTATGATTTGTCTACTCAGTCCTGTATCGCTTGCATCCGCAGATTCATATGCAGAAGAGGAGCGCCGTTGGAGATATACTCCGATAATGGGCGAAATTTTGTCGGAGCAGATAGTATTCTACAAGAGCAAATCAAACGCATCGATAAAGTAGCTGCAGCAACATTCACGAACACGGAGACGAAATGGTTTTCATACCTCCATCCGCTCCCCATATGGGAGGCTCATGGGAGCGTCTGGTACGCTCAGTCAAGACAGCACTGATGAGTATACCACAGGATAGAAAATTCGACGATGAAGCATTATTGACCCACCTTTTGGAAGCTGAATCAATTGTTAATTCAAGACCGCT
The nucleotide sequence above comes from Armigeres subalbatus isolate Guangzhou_Male chromosome 3, GZ_Asu_2, whole genome shotgun sequence. Encoded proteins:
- the LOC134221569 gene encoding uncharacterized protein K02A2.6-like; the encoded protein is MALQSRIKPFDVTTDTSQLPTEWEVWKLDLESFFVAQGIEKQSDKRAQLAYLGGPGLQGLIRHLPGIDQVPHVAIDPPYYDVAIRCLDEYFEPFRRKTYERHLFHQITQQSGERFTDFIMRLRKQIARCNYDPVVVDELIADRIAQGCISEELRTKLLQKDRTLDEVISLGTSMAESYHQSKKLSRPIERQEQNVYTVLNRSFRNTAQSFKRQSGYQPRHQPNNRFICYGCGRRGHTHGSNECPAKQTKCAACGKIGHWAKRCYSNGGLKRRLDVPASCPKAKKVRAVSEEIEKGQSKDYVFYAMGGNVFTFKIGGVQVPMTIDSGSDANIITQTIWEQLKEAKVNVIDMTAKADRSLVGYASKQPMKITGTFNAEIEAGQNKTIAKFYVVEDGQRCLLGDHTAKSLNVLKVGYNVDTVESIATSPFPKIRGVVIEIPIDNNIQPVQQSYRRPPIAWESKIEEKLRSLLEMDIIEPEPGPSAWVSPVVPVMKDSGEIRLCIDMRRANEAVLRESHPLPLVDELLGSVCGAVRFSKIDIKDAYHQVEISERSTPITTFITKKGLFR
- the LOC134221571 gene encoding uncharacterized protein LOC134221571, translating into MQEVWRSGIKWDEYVGQRIEQSWRKWIELLDVVRRIEIPRCYFANATTERYQTLQAHLFVDASEAAYAAVVYFRIIDMEGNPQCSLVTAKTKVAPLKYVSIPRLELMAAVLGARLLTFVVENHTIPIQQRFCWSDSNTVLAWLRSEHRRYKQFVACRVGEVLTLTKENEWRWVPSRLNIADEATKWGKGPSFDAGSRWVQGPEFLSRAEELWPKAVASTVSTEEELRPCHLFHEVITPMVDFKRFSNWNRLLRTVAFVFHLFTVHKANKASTIMGKEPTYEDLRAAEIQILKMVQWAVYPDEMSIITRNLNRAEDQRSALDKSSSIYKLTPMIDETGVLRIDSRTGSAHVDAFDLKYPVILPRKHHVTYLIVDYYHKKFLHGNSETIVNELRQKYYIPRIRVIVRTVTRLCQWCKVYKSQPVVPRMGPLPEARLSPGVRPFSYIGIDYFGPILVKKSLMICLLSPVSLASADSYAEEERRWRYTPIMGEILSEQIVFYKSKSNASINSSGVKQPSVDLGFPDQVLRNSWAQIQEKLDHFWKRWIREYLPTLTRRTKWFSEAKPVNSGDIVVIIEDKKRNGWTRGRVLDVTKGRDGRIRQAVVQTSRGLFRRPVSKLAVLDVANGCNAEVITHPYGEGNVGDVTPHLATMPTDV